The following is a genomic window from Pedobacter sp. KBS0701.
ACGTAAAACTTTTCCATCGTTGGCTGCCGTGTTTTTTAGATTTTCAAAATAAGTCGCATTGGCTTTAAGTTCCGCATAAAAATCTTCTACTGTTGAAGCGTTTAAGCAGGCTTCGGGCAAAATATTGTCAATTTTCACATCGCTGGCTTCCAATGGATAACCTGCATCGCGTGCCAGGATCAACATCTTACGCATAAAATCTTTTCCGTTCAGGTCATCACGTGGATCTGGTTCCGTATAACCCAGTTCCTGTGCTTCTTTTACCGTTTCGTAAAAACCGGCTTCACCCTTAAAATTATTGAAGATGTATGAAATGGTTCCTGATAAAATAGCCTCAATCCGGGCAACTTTATCGCCGCTCATCATTAATTCTTTCAGCGTGCGTATAATAGGTAAACCAGCACCAACATTGGTTTCATAATAAAAATCAACACCAAATTTACGGGCGGTATCTTTGAATGATTTATACTGCGCATAACCAGCAGAGTTTCCTTTTTTATTGCAGGTTACTACTGAAATGCTGCTTTCGAATATACCCTGATAAAATTCTATTGGTGATTCCGCTGCCGTATTATCCACAAAAACACAGTTGGGTAAGTTTAAAGCTTTCATTTTGGCTACAAAACCAGCTAAATCAGCTTTTTCACCATTAGCAGCTAGTTCGGTTTCCCAATTTTCGAGTGGTAAACCATCTGCGCTGAAGATCATTTGTCGCGTATTGCTAATGCCTGCAACCTTAACCTGTAGATCATTATTAGCTGCCAGGAAAGGCATTTGCTCTTTCAGTTGATTAAATAAGGTTTTACCAATGTTCCCTGTGCCGAGGCAGAACACGTTAAGCGTTCTTTTCAGGTCGGTAAAAAAGGCGTCATGTACCGCATTAACCGCTTTAGATAGATCATCTTTGCTGATGATCACAGAGATATTATATTCAGATGAGCCCTGTGCAATAGCTCTTACATTGATACCATTACGGCCCAATGCATTGAACAAACGTCCGCTCATACCCGGTGTACGTTTCATGTTTTCACCCACGATGGCCAAAACTGAAAGGTTACTTTCAACTTCTGGTAGTTCCAGTTTTTTTGCATCCAGTTCCAGCTCAAACTCTTTTTTGATTAATGAAATGGCCTGCGAAGCATCTGTTGGCTTAACTGCGAAGGTAATACTATGCTCTGATGAAGATTGTGTAATCAATACCACATTGATCTGTTCGCGCGAAAGTAGTGAGAATAATCTTCCGCTAAAGCCTGCCTTACCCACCATGCCACTTCCGGTTAGGTTGATAATGCTGATCTGATCAATAGAAGAAATTCCTTTTATGGGTAAATTAGATGCTTTTACATCACTTTTAATATAGGTGCCTGCAAAATCCGGTTCGAAAGTATTTTTGATCACAATGGGGATTTTCTTCATAAAAGCAGGGATCATCGTTGGCGGATAAATCACTTTTGCACCAAAATAACTCAGTTCCATGGCTTCAGTATAGCTCAGCTCTGGCAAAGAGAAAGCTTTTTTAACGATCCTCGGATCAGCTGTCATCATGCCGTTTACATCGGTCCATATTTCTATTTCTTCCACATTTAAGGCTGCACCCCATACCGCTGCAGTATAATCAGAGCCACCACGGCCTAAAGTCGTTACCCTTCCTGCTGCATTGCTCGCTATAAAACCAGTAACAAAAAGTACCTTATCCTTATTTTCCTGGTAAAAATTGTTGATCAGCATTTCAGTCAACTCGGTATCAACTTTGG
Proteins encoded in this region:
- the thrA gene encoding bifunctional aspartate kinase/homoserine dehydrogenase I; translated protein: MKVLKFGGTSVGSAENIKTLLRLVGEEKQKNSPVVVLSAMSGVTNLLTDMAEMAERGEDYDAHLKEIEAKHFAVIRSLLPAAAQNPVFTRLKIFFNELEDLLQAVTNLRELSLQTKDQILSYGERCSTFMISHIASQTFGGALYVNGSELIKTDSNFGQAKVDTELTEMLINNFYQENKDKVLFVTGFIASNAAGRVTTLGRGGSDYTAAVWGAALNVEEIEIWTDVNGMMTADPRIVKKAFSLPELSYTEAMELSYFGAKVIYPPTMIPAFMKKIPIVIKNTFEPDFAGTYIKSDVKASNLPIKGISSIDQISIINLTGSGMVGKAGFSGRLFSLLSREQINVVLITQSSSEHSITFAVKPTDASQAISLIKKEFELELDAKKLELPEVESNLSVLAIVGENMKRTPGMSGRLFNALGRNGINVRAIAQGSSEYNISVIISKDDLSKAVNAVHDAFFTDLKRTLNVFCLGTGNIGKTLFNQLKEQMPFLAANNDLQVKVAGISNTRQMIFSADGLPLENWETELAANGEKADLAGFVAKMKALNLPNCVFVDNTAAESPIEFYQGIFESSISVVTCNKKGNSAGYAQYKSFKDTARKFGVDFYYETNVGAGLPIIRTLKELMMSGDKVARIEAILSGTISYIFNNFKGEAGFYETVKEAQELGYTEPDPRDDLNGKDFMRKMLILARDAGYPLEASDVKIDNILPEACLNASTVEDFYAELKANATYFENLKNTAANDGKVLRYIGKLEDGNVEISLQMVDDSHPFYMLSGSDNIISFTTDRYKSRPLVVKGPGAGAEVTAAGVFADIINVGTLNN